The following are encoded together in the Robertmurraya sp. FSL R5-0851 genome:
- a CDS encoding aldehyde dehydrogenase family protein has translation MENYDSLILKQKAFFRSGATKELSYRIQALEKLREAIRKNEQSLFHTLKEDLNKAEFEAYATEIGVVLEEIRFTLKHINDWVKPEKVKTPVSHIGSTSYIYSDPYGVVLIIAPWNYPFQLAIAPLIGAIAAGNCAILKPSELTPKTSELLRKMITDLFPEEYITVVEGGVEASQALLAEDVDYIFFTGSVPVGKVIMEAAAKNLTPVTLELGGKSPCIVHHDANVKLAAKRIAWGKFINAGQTCVAPDYLYVHESIRDEFLQDFQLATHELYGAKAIENPEYTRIVSKRHFDRLLTFLNNGDMFMGGGSNEETLTIEPTVLTEITWKDPIMQDEIFGPILPVLPYRELSDVIDGIHKHPNPLALYLFSENESIQQEVLHQISFGGGCINDTVYHLASPYLPFGGVGSSGIGAYHGKGSFDTFSHRKSVLKQTTKFDLPFRYPNVKDGLKKLKWFLK, from the coding sequence ATGGAGAACTACGATTCACTCATTTTAAAACAAAAAGCGTTTTTCCGTTCAGGAGCAACAAAGGAATTGTCCTATCGAATTCAGGCATTAGAAAAACTTCGGGAGGCCATTCGTAAAAATGAACAATCTCTATTTCACACCCTGAAAGAGGATTTAAATAAAGCAGAATTTGAAGCATATGCTACCGAAATTGGAGTCGTTCTCGAGGAAATTCGTTTCACTCTGAAGCATATTAACGACTGGGTGAAGCCAGAAAAAGTAAAAACCCCTGTTAGCCATATTGGATCGACAAGCTATATATACTCAGATCCATACGGTGTCGTTCTCATTATTGCACCATGGAATTATCCGTTTCAACTGGCGATTGCACCGCTAATTGGAGCAATCGCTGCCGGGAACTGTGCGATTTTAAAACCTTCGGAGTTAACACCCAAAACCTCTGAATTACTAAGAAAGATGATTACTGACCTTTTTCCAGAAGAATATATTACCGTAGTGGAAGGCGGAGTCGAAGCAAGTCAAGCTCTACTTGCAGAGGATGTTGACTACATTTTCTTTACCGGAAGCGTTCCTGTTGGAAAAGTCATTATGGAGGCAGCAGCTAAAAATCTTACACCTGTTACACTCGAATTAGGCGGAAAAAGCCCTTGTATCGTCCATCACGATGCGAATGTGAAGCTTGCTGCCAAACGAATTGCCTGGGGGAAATTTATTAATGCCGGTCAAACCTGTGTGGCACCCGATTACCTGTATGTTCATGAGAGCATAAGAGATGAGTTTTTACAGGATTTTCAGTTGGCAACTCATGAGCTGTATGGCGCAAAAGCAATCGAAAATCCGGAATACACACGTATCGTGAGCAAGCGACATTTTGACCGATTGCTCACCTTTTTGAATAATGGAGACATGTTCATGGGTGGAGGGTCAAATGAGGAAACGCTAACGATTGAACCGACTGTTTTGACAGAGATTACATGGAAAGATCCCATTATGCAGGATGAAATATTTGGTCCGATTCTACCTGTCCTTCCGTATCGCGAGCTTTCAGATGTTATTGATGGGATACATAAACATCCGAATCCTTTAGCGCTTTATCTTTTCTCTGAGAATGAGAGCATACAACAAGAGGTATTACATCAGATTTCTTTCGGAGGTGGCTGTATCAATGATACCGTCTATCATCTCGCCTCTCCTTATCTGCCTTTTGGCGGGGTGGGCTCAAGCGGAATCGGTGCGTATCATGGAAAAGGAAGCTTTGACACGTTTTCTCATCGTAAAAGTGTACTAAAACAAACAACAAAATTTGATTTACCCTTTCGCTATCCAAATGTGAAAGATGGATTGAAAAAATTAAAA